The Naumannella cuiyingiana DNA window CAGACCGAGATGAGCCAGGTCGTCACCCAGGGCTGGAAGGCCGAGAACGTGCAGAAGCGGATGGACACGATCCTGTCCGGCAAGTACTCCGGCGACACCGAGCTGGACGGCGTGCTGTCGCCGAACGACACGCTCGCCCGCGCCGCGCTGACCTCGGTGAAGCAGGCCGGCAAGCCGACCCCGGTGGTGACCGGTCAGGATTCCGAGGTCGAGTCGGTGAAGTCGATCATCGCCGGCGAGCAGTACTCGACGATCTACAAGGACACCCGCGAGCTGGTCGACCAGACGATCAAGATGGTGGACAGCCTGCAGCAGGGTCAGCAGCCGGAGGTGAACGACACCACCGACTACGACAACGGGGTGAAGATCGTGCCGACCTATCAGCTCGACCCGGTGATCGTCACGCAGAAGAACGCCAAGGAGGTCTACGCCGACGATCCGATCCTGGGCAAGGAGATCGAGTAACCGCGGGCCGGGGCCGCCGGACGGGCTAGTCTCGTCCGGTGGCCCGTCACGTCGAACCGCCGAAGCCGCACCCGTCCGGGGCGCGCCCGCCCCGACTGCCCGCGAAAGCGCTGCCCAGGCATGTCGCGATCGTGATGGACGGCAACGGCCGCTGGGCCAAGCAGCGCGGGCTGCCACGGACCGACGGGCATGCGGCCGGGGAGGCCGCGCTGTTCGATGTGATCGCGGGCGCGATCGAGGTCGGGGTGAAGTATCTGTCGGCGTACGCCTTCAGCACGGAGAACTGGCGGCGCTCCCCCGACGAGGTCCGCTGGCTGATGGGCTTCAACCGCGACGTGATCCATCGCCGCCGCGACGAGTTGGATGCGATGGGGGTGCGGATCCGCTGGGCCGGTCGCCGGCCGCGGCTGTGGAAATCGGTGATCGACGAGCTGGAGAGCGCCGAGGAGCAGTCGAAGGACAATTCGGTGCTCACGCTGCAGTTCTGCGTGAACTACGGCGGGCGGGCGGAGATCGTCGATGCCACCCGGCGGATCGCCGAGCTCGCCGCCGCGGGGAAGCTCGACCCGGCCCGGCTGAACGAGAAGCGCTTCGCGCAGTTCCTCGACGAGCCGGAGATTCCGGATGTCGACCTGTTCGTCCGGTCCTCCGGCGAGCAACGCACCTCAAACTTCTTGTTGTGGCAGTCCGCGTACGCCGAGCTGGTCTTCCTGAACACGCTGTGGCCGGACTTCGACCGGCGCGACCTGTGGCGGGCCATCGAGCTCTACGCCGATCGCGACCGCCGCTACGGCGGCGCGATCCCCAACGAGGTCGGCGGGGCTTGACCGCCACCGGCGAACGTTCCGGAACCGGCGCCGGCCGGCCGGGCGCGGCGAGGGCGGTGCGGCCCAGTCACCGGAAGTCCCGCGAGCGGGTCCGCGTGCTGAGCACGAGCTCGGTCAACCGATCGGCGTAGAGATTGGTCACACCGTGCTCGGAGCGCTCCAGGATGCCGCGGATGATCATCGCCGAGGCGGTGCGCGCCACCTTGCGGTGCTGCTGCCAGCACCCGGGGGTGACGATCACGTTCAGCAGGCCGCCCTCGTCCTCGATGTTGAGGAAGGTGATTCCGCTCGCCGTCATCGGCCGCTGCCGGTGGGTGACCACCCCACCCACCTCGATCCGGCGGCCGGGCTCCACCTGCCCCAACAGCTCGATCGGCAGCACCCCGCGCTCGGTCAGCTCCTCTCGGCAGTGCCGCATCGGGTGATCGTCGGGGCTGATCCCGGTGGCCCGCAGATCGTGGCCCAGCAGCTCCATCGCCGTCGGCTCCGGCAGCAGTGGCGGCTGGCTCGCGACACCGATCTCCAACTGACCGGGCGCGGTCCCCGCCACCAGTCCCGACCCCCACAGCGCTGCTCGGCGCGATCCCCCCAGACCGTCCAGCGCCCCGGACAGCGACAGTGACTCCAGTTGCGCCGCATCGAGGCGAACCCGCCTGGCCAGGTCGGCGATGTCGGTGAAGGGCCCGCCGAGCTCGCGTTCGGCCACGATCCGCTCTGCCACCTCCACCCC harbors:
- a CDS encoding isoprenyl transferase, whose product is MARHVEPPKPHPSGARPPRLPAKALPRHVAIVMDGNGRWAKQRGLPRTDGHAAGEAALFDVIAGAIEVGVKYLSAYAFSTENWRRSPDEVRWLMGFNRDVIHRRRDELDAMGVRIRWAGRRPRLWKSVIDELESAEEQSKDNSVLTLQFCVNYGGRAEIVDATRRIAELAAAGKLDPARLNEKRFAQFLDEPEIPDVDLFVRSSGEQRTSNFLLWQSAYAELVFLNTLWPDFDRRDLWRAIELYADRDRRYGGAIPNEVGGA